A segment of the Nitrosospira briensis C-128 genome:
ATTATCAAGCCGCAGATGGTGATTGAAAAACTATACGAGGTAACCGGAGGCAATGCTTTCATTACCTCGGATGTGGGCCAGCATCAAATGTGGGCAGCCCAGTTCTATAAATTCGACCTGCCGAGGCGGTGGATTAATTCCGGCGGTTTGGGAACCATGGGCTTTGGTCTTCCGTCAGCAATGGGTGTGCAGTTTGCCCATCCCGGGGAAATGGTGGCTTGTGTCACCGGCGAGGCCAGCATCCAGATGTGTATTCAGGAATTGTCCACCTGCAAGCAGTATAACCTGCCGCTGAAGATTATTAATTTGAACAATCGTTACATGGGGATGGTGCGGCAATGGCAACAATTTTTCCATGGGAATCGTTATGCTGAATCCTATATGGATGCGCTGCCCAATTTCGTCAAACTGGCGGAGAGCTATGGCCATGTCGGCATGCAGATCGAACGGCCCGGCGACGTGGAAAGCGCGTTGCAAGAGGCCTTCAAACTCAAGGACCGGCTGGTATTCATGGATTTCATAACGGACCAGACCGAGAATGTTTTTCCCATGGTGCCTGGCGGAAAAGGTCTCTCCGAGATGATTCTGGTATAAACAATGCGACATATCATTTCTCTCTTGATGGAAAACGAAGCGGGCGCGCTGTCTCGCGTAGCCGGCCTGTTCTCGTCGCGTGGCTACAATATTGAATCGCTGACTGTCGCCGCCACCGAAGACCCGACCCTGTCTCGCATGACGCTCGTTACCGTGGGATCGGATGACGTGGTCGAGCAGATAACCAAGCAACTGAACAAACTCATTGAAGTGGTCAAAGTGGTGGATCTCAGCGAAGGCGATCATATCGAACGCGAACTTATGCTGATGAAAGTACGCGCGGTAGGA
Coding sequences within it:
- the ilvN gene encoding acetolactate synthase small subunit — its product is MRHIISLLMENEAGALSRVAGLFSSRGYNIESLTVAATEDPTLSRMTLVTVGSDDVVEQITKQLNKLIEVVKVVDLSEGDHIERELMLMKVRAVGKDRDEIKRMADIFRGRIIDVTDKSYTIELTGTGSKLDAFLEAMEQGAILETVRTGASGIGRGERILKV